In Streptomyces hawaiiensis, one genomic interval encodes:
- a CDS encoding aldehyde dehydrogenase produces MTELVEHGQLFIGGELTDPLGQDVIEVISPHTEEVIGRVPHASTADVDRTVAAARRAFDEGPWPRMSLDERIEVVSRIKDAIAVRHDEIARVISAQNGSPYSWSVLAQALGAVMVWDSAITVARNFTYEERRDGVLGTILVRREPVGVVAAVVPWNVPQFVAAAKLAPALLAGCTVVLKPSPESPLDAYLLGEIAREAGLPQGVLSILPAGREVSEYLVGHPGIDKVSFTGSVAAGKRVMEVAARHLTRVTLELGGKSAAVVLPDADVGTAVAGIAPAAWMNNGQACVAQTRILLPRSRYDEFADALAAAARALTVGDPLDPATQVGPLVARRQQRRNLDYIRIGQEEGAKILTGGGRPAGLDRGWYVEPTLFGDVDNSMRIAREEIFGPVICLLPYDDESDAVKIANDSDYGLSGSVWTADVEHGIDIARRVRTGTYSVNTFSLDMLGPFGGYKNSGLGREFGPEGYGAYLEHKMIHLPAQA; encoded by the coding sequence ATGACCGAGCTCGTGGAACACGGACAGCTGTTCATCGGCGGGGAGTTGACCGACCCCCTGGGCCAGGACGTCATCGAGGTGATCTCGCCGCACACCGAGGAGGTCATCGGACGCGTCCCGCACGCCTCGACGGCCGATGTGGACCGTACGGTGGCGGCGGCGCGGCGGGCGTTCGACGAGGGACCCTGGCCGCGGATGAGTCTCGACGAGCGGATCGAGGTCGTCAGCCGCATCAAGGACGCCATCGCCGTCCGGCACGACGAGATCGCCCGCGTGATCTCCGCCCAGAACGGCTCGCCGTACTCCTGGAGCGTCCTCGCGCAGGCGCTCGGGGCCGTGATGGTGTGGGACTCCGCGATCACCGTCGCGCGGAACTTCACTTACGAGGAGCGGCGCGACGGCGTGCTCGGCACGATCCTCGTGCGGCGCGAGCCCGTCGGAGTCGTGGCCGCCGTGGTCCCCTGGAACGTCCCGCAGTTCGTCGCCGCCGCCAAGCTCGCCCCCGCGCTCCTCGCCGGCTGCACGGTCGTGCTCAAGCCCTCGCCCGAGTCGCCGCTCGACGCCTATCTGCTCGGCGAGATCGCCCGCGAGGCCGGGCTGCCGCAGGGCGTGCTGTCGATCCTGCCCGCCGGCCGGGAGGTGAGCGAGTACCTGGTCGGGCACCCCGGGATCGACAAGGTGTCCTTCACCGGGTCCGTCGCGGCCGGCAAGCGCGTGATGGAGGTCGCCGCCCGCCACCTCACGCGCGTGACCCTGGAACTGGGCGGCAAGTCGGCGGCCGTCGTGCTCCCCGACGCGGACGTCGGGACGGCTGTGGCGGGCATCGCCCCCGCCGCCTGGATGAACAACGGCCAGGCCTGCGTCGCCCAGACCCGCATCCTTCTGCCGCGCTCCCGCTACGACGAGTTCGCCGACGCCCTCGCCGCCGCGGCACGCGCCCTGACGGTGGGTGACCCGCTGGACCCGGCCACCCAGGTGGGGCCGCTGGTGGCGCGGCGGCAGCAGCGGCGCAACCTCGACTACATCCGCATCGGGCAGGAGGAAGGCGCCAAGATCCTCACCGGCGGCGGACGCCCGGCCGGCCTCGACCGCGGCTGGTACGTCGAGCCGACCCTCTTCGGCGACGTCGACAACTCCATGCGTATCGCCCGCGAGGAGATCTTCGGCCCGGTGATCTGCCTGCTGCCCTACGACGACGAGTCCGACGCCGTGAAGATCGCGAACGACTCCGACTACGGACTGAGCGGCAGCGTCTGGACCGCGGACGTCGAGCACGGCATCGACATCGCCCGCCGCGTCCGTACCGGCACGTACTCCGTCAACACCTTCAGCCTGGACATGCTGGGCCCCTTCGGCGGCTACAAGAACTCCGGTCTGGGGCGGGAGTTCGGGCCCGAGGGGTACGGCGCGTACCTGGAGCACAAGATGATCCACCTCCCGGCGCAGGCGTAG
- a CDS encoding TetR family transcriptional regulator, with protein sequence MPAEAKVSAKVNKPAKVEARAAAPASPPLTERQEARRRRILHASAQLASRGGFDAVQMREVAESSQVALGTLYRYFPSKIHLLVATMQDQLEHMHGTLRKKPPQGETAAERVAETLMRAFRALQREPHLADAMVRALTFADRSVSPEVDQVSRQTTAIILDAMGQENPTPEQLSAVRVIEHTWHSALITWLSGRASIAQVKIDIETVCRLIDLTAPDGNP encoded by the coding sequence ATGCCCGCGGAAGCCAAGGTGAGCGCCAAGGTGAACAAGCCGGCCAAGGTGGAAGCCAGAGCGGCGGCCCCCGCCTCCCCGCCCCTCACGGAGCGGCAGGAGGCCCGCCGCCGCCGCATCCTGCACGCGAGTGCGCAGCTGGCCAGCCGGGGCGGTTTCGACGCCGTGCAGATGCGCGAGGTCGCGGAGTCCTCCCAGGTGGCGCTGGGCACGCTGTACCGCTACTTCCCGTCCAAGATCCACCTGCTGGTCGCCACGATGCAGGACCAGTTGGAGCACATGCACGGCACGCTGCGGAAGAAGCCCCCGCAGGGCGAGACGGCGGCCGAGCGGGTCGCGGAGACGCTGATGCGGGCCTTCCGGGCGCTGCAGCGCGAGCCGCATCTGGCCGATGCGATGGTCCGCGCGCTGACGTTCGCCGACCGCAGCGTGAGCCCGGAGGTCGACCAGGTGTCCCGTCAGACGACGGCGATCATCCTGGACGCGATGGGCCAGGAGAACCCGACCCCGGAGCAGCTCTCGGCGGTCCGGGTCATCGAGCACACCTGGCACTCGGCGCTGATCACCTGGCTGTCGGGGCGCGCCTCGATCGCCCAGGTGAAGATCGACATCGAGACGGTGTGCCGTCTGATCGACCTGACCGCACCGGACGGCAACCCGTAG
- a CDS encoding ferredoxin yields the protein MGDRWHVEVDRSLCIGSAQCLHHAPDGFRLDPARQSHPVAPVMDANERVLEAAESCPTEAIVITLGDGGEAVFPPEE from the coding sequence ATGGGCGACCGCTGGCACGTCGAGGTCGACCGCTCCCTGTGCATCGGCTCCGCGCAGTGCCTCCACCACGCGCCGGACGGCTTCCGCCTGGACCCCGCCCGCCAGTCCCACCCGGTCGCCCCGGTCATGGACGCCAACGAGCGGGTGCTGGAGGCAGCGGAGAGCTGTCCCACGGAGGCGATCGTGATCACGCTGGGGGACGGCGGGGAGGCGGTGTTCCCGCCGGAGGAGTAG
- a CDS encoding glycosyltransferase family 4 protein, with protein MTAEAREAGATEGPAADGLRPLHIALLTYKGNPFCGGQGVYVRHLSRELARLGHRVEVIGAQPYPVLDEGYDALSLTELPSLDLYRQPDPFRTPGRGEYRDWIDALEVATMWTGGFPEPLTFSLRARRHLRARRGEFDVVHDNQTLGYGLLGDVGAPLVTTIHHPITVDRQLELDAADGPKRRWSVRRWYAFTRMQKRVARRLPSVLTVSGTSQQEIIDHLGVRRDRIHVVHIGADTDLFSPDPSVPVVPGRIVTTSSADVPLKGLVHLVEALAKVRTEHPGAHLVVVGKRPAEGPVAQAMERYGLAGAVEFVKGITDAELVDLVRSAQVACVPSLYEGFSLPAAEAMATGTPLLATTGGAIPEVAGRDGETCLAVPPGDADALAAGLGRLLSDADLRARLGTAGRERVLRNFTWARAAEGTVARYREAIARAGRDGGNADPGAPTSSTTARTGFVPVVSGRSAPGGTGSVPAPTDVEGVNSESRATC; from the coding sequence GTGACCGCTGAGGCCAGGGAGGCCGGGGCTACGGAGGGCCCCGCCGCCGACGGCTTGCGACCGCTCCACATCGCGCTCCTCACCTATAAAGGGAACCCGTTCTGCGGCGGACAGGGTGTCTATGTCCGGCATCTCTCCCGCGAACTGGCCCGCCTCGGCCACCGGGTCGAGGTCATCGGCGCGCAGCCGTACCCCGTCCTCGACGAGGGCTACGACGCGCTGAGCCTCACCGAGCTGCCCAGCCTCGACCTGTACCGCCAGCCGGATCCTTTCCGCACGCCGGGGCGCGGCGAGTACCGCGACTGGATCGACGCGCTGGAAGTCGCGACGATGTGGACGGGCGGCTTCCCGGAACCGCTGACGTTCTCGCTGCGCGCCCGCCGCCATCTGCGTGCCCGCCGCGGCGAGTTCGACGTCGTGCACGACAACCAGACCCTCGGCTACGGCCTGCTGGGCGATGTCGGCGCGCCCCTGGTGACGACCATCCACCACCCCATCACCGTCGACCGGCAGCTGGAGCTGGACGCCGCGGACGGCCCGAAGCGGCGCTGGTCGGTGCGGCGCTGGTACGCCTTCACGCGCATGCAGAAGCGCGTCGCGCGCCGGCTGCCGTCCGTGCTCACCGTGTCCGGCACGTCGCAGCAGGAGATCATCGACCACCTCGGTGTCCGGCGGGACCGCATCCACGTGGTCCACATCGGCGCCGACACCGACCTGTTCTCGCCGGATCCCTCGGTGCCGGTGGTGCCGGGCCGGATCGTGACGACGTCCAGCGCTGACGTGCCGCTGAAGGGCCTGGTGCATCTCGTCGAGGCGCTGGCCAAGGTACGGACCGAGCATCCCGGCGCCCACCTCGTCGTCGTTGGCAAGCGGCCGGCCGAAGGGCCGGTCGCCCAGGCGATGGAGCGGTATGGCCTCGCCGGGGCCGTCGAGTTCGTCAAGGGCATCACCGACGCCGAACTCGTCGACCTCGTGCGCTCGGCGCAGGTCGCGTGCGTGCCGTCGCTCTACGAGGGCTTCTCGCTCCCGGCCGCCGAGGCCATGGCGACGGGGACGCCGTTGCTGGCCACGACCGGTGGTGCCATACCCGAGGTCGCCGGCCGCGACGGGGAGACGTGCCTGGCGGTACCGCCCGGCGACGCGGACGCGCTGGCCGCCGGCCTGGGCCGCCTGCTGTCCGACGCGGACCTGCGCGCCCGCCTCGGCACGGCCGGGCGCGAACGGGTGCTGCGGAACTTCACCTGGGCCAGGGCCGCGGAGGGCACGGTGGCCCGCTATCGCGAGGCGATCGCCCGCGCCGGGCGCGACGGCGGGAACGCCGACCCCGGGGCTCCCACCAGCTCCACAACGGCCCGGACCGGCTTCGTGCCGGTGGTTTCCGGCCGTTCCGCGCCGGGAGGCACCGGCTCCGTGCCGGCTCCCACAGATGTAGAAGGCGTCAACTCCGAAAGCAGGGCCACGTGCTGA